One Bdellovibrionales bacterium genomic window, TTTCCCAGGTCAATTTGACCCGATTCCATTCAAGAGACCATTTTCTGCTTGCTCTCGGATTGCACATGCGACAAACAAGATTGCAGAAGTTTCCAAGTCGGAGGTCCAGATAAGAGGGAAGGATTGTCGTTCGTCCACGTTTATTAGTATTTTTATGATTTCAGCAATTCTGTCAGCGAATCGCCACTTTTCGATTTGTCGTCTGCTTCTTCCTTCGCACCTTTTCTACAGTTTTACATCTGGAGCAAGGCGCATCTTCCCTTTAGCATCTGTCGCCGAACTCTCATGAGGCTTGAGGCATTTTGTACTTTGTCTGGATCAGTCGTGTTGCTCACCTTTAGAATTCTTCCAAAGGTGGAACGAATGGAATTGCCATACTCTTCAGAGGTACAACAAATTTGATGTTCACCACCAAGATTAATAAAACGTTGGATCCAAGGCAAAACGCAGAAAGATTCCGATATTTTCGGGGAGTTGGCCTCCAAAGTGGCGCTTTGGTGAATAGTCTCCTCCCGGAGTCATTGCATCAACAGTCGTGCCCACGAATAAATCTCCATCTTAAGGTGAAATACGAGATGTGGTGTCAGTTCACTTGGTGTACTCTGAATCTGCCCGTGCCCGTGCTCATGTCAACAAAATCTAGTTAAGTTTAAATCCGGGGCTATTGTGGCAATTTTTGACGGAGAGATCAAACCCATATTTTATCGGCTTTCATGACGATGGTAGTCGATTTGTTGCGGATGAAAAGGATGAAGTCAAACATGCGGCTCTGGCTAGAAATGCGCAATGTGGAACTGCGGTGGTCCTGTGTTCTTTTTGCGTATGCCTCATTGTTTGCCCTTGGTTTTTTAGATAATGCTCGTGGTCCTTTTTTTCCCTTAGTGCTACAAGACCTTCACCTGACGGATACCTCAGGCTCTTGGCTATTTTCTGTGACCTCTCTGCTGAGCTTTATCGCGAGCTACTCCTGTCGGTGGTTGATTCCGTTGGCGGGATCGATGCGCGTTTTGCGGGAAGTTTATTTTTTGGGTCTTGGATTTCTGGGTTTGGGTCTTGGCGGAAACTATATTTCTGTACTGGTCGCCTCCGGAGTTCTGGGAATTGGTCAGGAATTGGATCGGTTGCTCAACACGTGCTTATTCAGGAAAGTTCACCAGAATCGCACTGGAACGCCTTTTTCTGGTCTTCATAGCAATTATGGGATGGCCTCCTTTTTAGCTCCTCTCACCTTCTCCTACGCCTATCGGGCTAATTATCCCTGGACCAAGATTGTTTTTTTGTTTAGCGGGATTCCCTTTATAATATTAATTTTTTCGTTTTTTCACTTTTCTAGAGGAAGAGGATTGCGAAATTCCCAACCGTAAGCTCATCTCCTGACAAAGGCATCAAAGGAATTAAAGGCATTGGACAGGAAAGTTCTTCGGAGGGCAAAGGTGAGGGCAGGAGAGCAAATCAAATGGGGATTTCAAGAAGATTGAGCCTTTGGATGGCCATGATATTGGCAACCTACCTTGTTGGAGAACTGTCACTGACCACGCGAATGGTGCTTTATCTGAAGCAAGTAACCCAATGGTCGGACGCGAGTTCGGCAAATGCCCTCACTTGTTTTTTTCTTTTGATGTTTTTTGAGTCGACTTGTTTTTTTGTGGGTCCCGGTTTACTCAAGAGCTCCAGTCGTCATGTGCTCTCATATTGTCTGATTTTTTCTACCCTCTTTTACGGCCTGGGGCTCAGTTATGATCCCGTCTTCCTAATTTTATGCGGCCTGAGCTTGGGGCCCTTCTTTCCAGTGTTCATTGAAACGATTGCTCAAGTTTTTGGAAAACAAGCCAGTCGCGCGTTTTCGGTCGCGATATCTTTTGGAACCTTGATGACCGTCATAATGCATTATGGATTGGGCCGCCTTAGCGATGAGATGGGGATTCAAGTTGCATTGTGGCTGGGTCCTGTGGCTCTGCTCTCTTCGTTTCTCATTTTATCAATTCTTGTAACCAAAATCCATTGTCCCATTTGCGAAACTTGACGTCTAAACCATAGATCTGAAAAGCGTAAATCGGTTTTTCACTCATCTACTTTGTTTGATCCATTTTCTTGTAGGCGGGTGGTCGCGGATCCGTGCTGAGACATTCTCTGATGGCGTGGAGAACCTCTGAAGCGGGCATTTCGAGCGAGTCTGATTTTTCGTAAGCGAAGAGCTCTTCCATCGCAGAAGATAAAAATTCTGTTGGGCAGAATCGGGTTGGTGACTTAGCCATCCAGAGAGGCTTCTGGGTAAGAGTCCCATTGAGGGATATAAGGCTTTATATCTAATACAGGTGTACCCTCGACCATATCTAAGCCACTGATCAATATCCGGTCGGCTTCAATCGACAAAATCTGCACGACAGTCATTCCGATCGCATTTGGTCGATGAGGGCTCCGCGAGGAAAAACCCCGATTTTTTTCCTCCCAATCGAGGAGGGTGAACCTTCTTGAGAAGAGTTTTATTTTTATTCTGATGAAATAGCCAGAGGACCCTGGCCAAGTGAGAAAAAGGATTCCAGTCCGGCGGTCATGGCAGGCCGTCAATGTGCTCTCAAAAAATGAATAGCACCATGACTGTGAGGCGAAATTCGTCCCTGTTTTGGCACTCCAAACTTTTCCGGGAAACAGGACTGGATATGCCCGATCGGGCTCATAGAGATGGAATGGGACATCAAGTTTCCTTCTTGGAAAGGCATACATATCAAGAACGAAGCAACAATCAAGAAAATCCGTTAATATTTAGTGAGTGACCTGGTCTGGTTGGGTCTCGACAAATTGACGAAGAAGACGATGATGCCCTCGCTGTAGTCCTATAAATCGCAGACCAAGTCCCGCTCGATAGTGCCCTGATTCGTAGTTTCTTCGCACGATCTGAGCTGAGCAGCTAATTCGATTGAGACTTCCGATAGTGAATTTGACATTTATCACATCCCCCTCACGCATCGGATACTCAAATTCGCTCCAGTCGTCGACCTGGACGAAAGCTCCGGTATCAGAGATCAAAGGTTCTCATGTCTATGCTCGATCCTCGAACGGGCTCAAGGGTCATGGGAAGGGAAATGGCTTTTCGGACAGCCTGAAGCCACCAGCGCTGTTCGGGATTTTTTATTAGATTCCAAACAACGGGAAGAGACACAAACCCGCAAAGCAAGGCAAATAGCAAGGTCGCCACCCAAGTCGTTGAGGGGGAGAAATCATGCCCGACAGATGCAAAACTACACCCAATTGTTCCAACCTATGGCAATGAGAGAGAAAGGAAGGCTCAGCGAGAGCCAGCGCGAAGCGCGAAGGATGAATGGGATATTCAGGACAAGGGAGAGAGCGACGAGGAGATTCAACAAAGAGATTTTTGTTAACATTTGAACGAGTTCAACAATGGCGTGGCCATAAAGGGAGAGTCACTTGCACAGGCAGTGAGATCAGATGCCTAAAAATATGATGGCGGATGCAAGGAGGATTTTAGGGTCGATTTCGCATAGAGATCCTCTCGATTTGAAAAATGGTACAGTAACTACTCACTCGATAACGTACTTTCGTGCCTCGATTAAATTCTCTGAGGCCAAAAAATTTTGATTATTTTCAAGTAGCCTTTTACACGTAAGCCCTTCGACTGGTAGGAGGCCAAAATAATTTGGGTGGCGAGTTGCTTGGAAACGCGGAATTCTGCTTGAGTTGTGAAAAGACAGATCGTCCGCCCAATAATCGGCAAGAATTAAGGAATGTCAGTCCTCCCGGAGCGACAGTTCCAGGATTGAGGCGCCAATCACTCTGGCCGTGAGCTTTCGCGTTAATCAGACCCTAACAATTCCGGCGGGAAAACGGCTGATCCGAGGCGACCTGGGCCAAGTAGGGTTGAAAACGAGCAATTTCCAAATCGGCGATAGGAGCTCATCGGGTGAGTCCAATGGCTTTTTAACAACGGTTGGCTTGAGGATTGAATGCTGATTCCCTGCGACGAGGCCGCAAGAAGGCTCGGATTAAAATTGAAGTCGTGAGACAGTCTGTCGATTCTGTCAAGTAGATTAGCTCAGAAAGAGTAAAGTCCTCGGTAGTGGTTGCAATCTGCTGGTCTGATCCACTCTCTGGCATTCGGGAAGCAGCCAAGACCGAATAACAGGAGGTTGATTTGGGCTTGTGAAAGAGGCGAATTGAATATGGTTATCCTTTTCAGCTCGAACCCTCAGATTTTTAAATTCCAGAGTCCATTCCTTGCGGGAGATGGATTCTACCTCATTGACAGTCGGTACGAGCTGGTGGGTGACTTCATAGCCATTGTAATAGACTCGCCAGCGTGAGCTCTCAGCAATGCCTTTGGGGTCAAATATAACAACTTTGAGGTCTCAAAGGACCATGAAGAACCAAGGGATTGGGAACAATTCGATTCTTGGGGTGATGGAGCTGGTCATAAGCCCTGCTTGTCCATCTTTGTTTTGAAGGGAAGGGGCTGCATGCTTGGATCTGGTTGCTGAAGTCAGACGGATGGATCAAATTTTAACCGAGAAGGGGTCGTCAGGCGATGGATTGCTCGAAAGGAGTGGTTGACCAACGCAGCCCCAACTACCTTAAATTAAGGCGAAAATTGGCAAAATTTTCAATTCCTTAACAAAACTAAAATCATCTGTTTGTGTATTTTCCACCGTATATATATTTCCGGAGGATTGCGCTAGGCGATGAGTCTGGCAACAGAATCAAGTCAAAATTAGTGGTCACGTGGTCCTTTTGGCTTTCTTCTTGGCTGTTGAGCATAATGGTATTGCGAGTTATTGGCCAAAAGATGTGCAAAATGGTTTTTTCTCTTTTGAGAGGTAGAGTGTGTCAAAATCAAAAATATTCCTTGGTTACACATCAGAAGAGCAAGCTCGATTGGAAGACCAGGCCCGCCTTCTTGAACCCTATGTTTATGAAGGAGTGGAGTTCAAGAGAGACACAAGCTTGCTTGAGGTCGGATGTGGCATTGGTGCGCAAAGTAAAATTCTTTTGAAGAGATTTTCTTCGATTAAAAAATTGGTGGGTATCGATATTTCCGAAGACCAGCTCAGAGTAGCGAGAGAGACCTTGGCCCAGGAGCTTCTGGACAACCAGGCTGAGCTGCATCAGTCCGATGCCCAGAGACCTCGCGATCCTAAAGGGGACGGACTTTTGATGGACCTTTTTATGTTGGTTTTTGGAGCATGTGCGGACCACTCTCACTTCTTCTTCGAGAATTGAGAAAGTATTTGATCCCTGGTTCGGAAGTCATACTGTCGGAAGTGAATAATTCTAGTTTTTTTGTTGATCCTTATAGTCCGGCTATTTTGCGGTACTGGATCGAGTTTAATGATTATCAGTGGTCGATCAAAGGACACTATGTAGGGGGTTCAGATGGGAAATCTTTTGATGCAAGCGGGTACAAAAACTTGTGACAGAACACCGAAGCCTTCATTTTGACGCTCGTCAGCCATGATCGCGAGAGGTTTTTCTCCTATTTTCGGGATCTGTTATTGGTGCGGCCCCGCCTTGATAAATGCTGACGCATTGCTCCTGACCTGGTAGAAGACGACCAGAAAAGAGTTTTCAGCCGTTCAGGGCGAACCCTACAGCGTGCTGTTTTACTCTTGGGTCAGAGGCAGAGCAGAGTCTTGATTTTGAAAAGGGGCTGCTGCGCTGATAAAAATCAAGCGTAGAGAGAATAGCGATTTGAAAACCTCAAAATTCCCGTTTCTTAAAAGTCTTCTTCTTCTCTCATCTTTGCTTGTTGTCTATGCCTTGGTTAGATTGATTTTACATTTATAACAGGAGGTCTATTCACTGGCTTTTCAAATAAGGGTGGCTGGAGTCTTTTCTACTAGGTTTAAGAGTTTGATTGGTTGCAATCATTCTTTTCAAATCTTCCGGTGTTTGTTTTCCTTATGAGCAAATATGGCACCAGAAGGGCTACCTAAAGGCTTTGGCCCTTTCCTTTTTATTGTTGTTAATTTGTTGTTTATCTCTTTGAATTTGGCTGATATCGAAGCTCT contains:
- a CDS encoding SAM-dependent methyltransferase, whose protein sequence is MYAFPRRKLDVPFHLYEPDRAYPVLFPGKVWSAKTGTNFASQSWCYSFFESTLTACHDRRTGILFLTWPGSSGYFIRIKIKLFSRRFTLLDWEEKNRGFSSRSPHRPNAIGMTVVQILSIEADRILISGLDMVEGTPVLDIKPYIPQWDSYPEASLDG
- a CDS encoding class I SAM-dependent methyltransferase, whose protein sequence is MSKSKIFLGYTSEEQARLEDQARLLEPYVYEGVEFKRDTSLLEVGCGIGAQSKILLKRFSSIKKLVGIDISEDQLRVARETLAQELLDNQAELHQSDAQRPRDPKGDGLLMDLFMLVFGACADHSHFFFEN
- a CDS encoding PilZ domain-containing protein, which produces MISDTGAFVQVDDWSEFEYPMREGDVINVKFTIGSLNRISCSAQIVRRNYESGHYRAGLGLRFIGLQRGHHRLLRQFVETQPDQVTH